TATAGAAATTATTGTTTAAttaccaagaaaaaaaaaaaagaggtgacAGAAGGTAGGAAATATATAAGAAGAGCGAACGCCCTAACAAATGCAGCTGATGGGAAGATGAAATTTTAATATCTGGCCATGTTCTCTATGTACTATAAAAGTGTGTGGGATGCATATTTCATTAGGCTTTTTGTTGTTCCtccctttatctctctcacaGACCCCAACATGGCAGCGCTAGACACAGAGCAGGCGGAATCCTCTGTGCCTGAACCTGATGCCAGTTTAAACCCTGCCAAATCAGACCAGGAAGGACCCCTGGAAGCTGGAAACACTGGTatgctcttcttcttctccttctccttctccttcttatcatcatcatcatcatcatcatcatcccctCTGGAACCAGAACGAATAGAAACAGAGATAGAGCCCTGTGCATCCATTAAGGTTAGTAAACAGGGTGGGGTTTAAGTGAAGACCGTGGCATCTGGCGTCTACACTTTGGAGCCATTGGACCAAATGTCTTCTTGTCTCCTCGGATTTCAGCGcaagggcagtggtagctcggTGTTCAGATAACAGCACCGCTGTGCTGCCAGCGCTGGGcgcttgagcaaggctcttaaccgtTAACTAACTGCTCAggtgtatatgtaaatgtaagtcgctctgaataagagcgtctgccaaattGCAGTTTAGGtaatgtaaattaaataaataaataaataaataaataaaaacccggGCTGTTGAATGACGTCTCTGGATGTGCGACTCGCACCTGTCAGAATAAGACCCTGTCCGTCTTCCAAATTTCAGAAAGATCCATTCAAATcaggctttttaaaataatcgCGCTTTCCACGAGCTACTAAGCTAGTGTGATACTAGAATACGAGCGTACTACTCAGTGCTGATACGGTTAgatcaaacccacacacacacacacagtcttttgACATTTAAATTACAGTGTCTTTATGgtcttccattttttttttttgtttatagatACCATCAACCAGGAGAACAAGAACGACAGCATAGAAGGCATCTTGGGCTCCACGTTTGCTGTGTTCTTAGCTATTGGTGCTGGTTGTGTCCTCATCCTCACTCTCATTGTCCTCCTCACTGTTCTGCTCATCAAAGTGTGCaagcataaaaaacaaaagccCACACAGCCACGGCCGACCGCTCTCTCGCTCCGCACACTGGCCAGTCCTAAGATCGTAGGGAGCAGTGGCTCTGAACCCAGTGACATCATCGTTCCTTTACGGACAGAGAACAACTACTGCCCGTATTACGAAAAAGTTAGCGGGGATTACGGGCATCCCGTCTATATAGTGCAGGAGATGCCACCCCAGAGCCCGGCTAACATTTACTACAAGGTGTGATCCTGGAAAAACTAAGCTCAcaggtgttttgtttgtttgtttgtttgtttgtttgtttttaccttaacagtggacattggaAGATTTTTGTAAAATAAGGAGGTGAAGGGAGGCGAACATACGAGAATCAGTTGAACGTTCAGTACAGCCTGTATGAAAAGGatttgatcaaatgtttgtcATCGTAGGTTGAAGTTGAACATTTTACCTGTTTCGTACAAGGTATCCTGGCTACAGTGCTATCTCAAGCTCCGTGATCTGCCATTCCTATTTGCttagaatgaaaaaaataatgaagtgGTTTCCTGTGCAATACTCAAACAAACCATTTAGGAACTATACACTGAACCGTGGAgatgtttgaaatatttgttGTTAAATTTCGCTATTTCTGGTCGACCGTCTGGTCGTACCCGGAGCCTTTTTAAACGCTCAGGTAACCCGGCAGTATGAGGACATATAAAGGAGAACATATGTCTGccttaatatttaaatgttgattttcAGTTTTGTTACTAAACGATCAGTCGACTGGTCTTTCGCATATAGTTGGTAATAATCTTCTTCATCATGTGTTTATGTACACATTTCCAAGTACAACCAGCCTTCTGTCCCTTGTATTTTTTGATCCCTGTATTTCTTGTGCTCATGTCAAGGCAAGCAGCGGAGTATTATGGATTCTGAGCAGTTCAGTGGAACGGGATTAATGATGGGACACTTATGTGACAGTATTAATtatgttaatgaacacacacactgaaatgtgAATTTGGAAGTTAGTTAaagtaataaaagaaaaaggattttaggtcactgactacgtttacacggacagcggtaGTCGAATcgctgaccttattctgaataagacgatattctgattaaggtgtttacatgagtcgcttctagaagattcctttcatgttcccgttttacacgttataggacatagttcgattaacagcgCACGTCATcgttacgtcaccgcgccacgccgtccgacgtccatccggaatttcacgtatcgacgtacagttgttcttcgttatggaaccgtatacagtttcgggtgttttttttaaaaaaatgtacgaACGCTtccagtgcggttaattattcgtcgtgctgtacgtgctaatagacgactgcttgaagccgtgggctgcgtcccaaaccgcgtacttaccgtctatatagtagccgagatacatgtatctcacctactataggcctacagcgggtaagtacgcggtttgggacgcagccgtgctctcttctTTGCCGTcgaacggttgagcgctgccgtgtgtgtgtatgcggtgaaaactctcacacgacgttaatagtgtgattaaggtgtgtaacGCACGTCGGTAACGCGACTAAAACgggaacactccacacgtcttgattccattcgtgtttactccgagtaggactttaatcggattaaggtcgtcAATAATCGCCGTTTACATGCCAGTTTCTTAATccgagtatcgtcttaatcgggctCACatcggattattgtcgtccgtgtaaacgtactgactgattGGAAAAGGTTTTAATCAGAATAAAGTAAAGTCGATCAAATATCGTAGGGTGCAGTGTAGCTGGAAGGAAACTCGTGTGCCAAAAGCAACAGTGAATGAACAGCCAAAAATGAAATCTCACAGCTGGAAGAAATGGGGTTTAGAAACCAAGAATCGATTTAAGTCTGGCACAGAACTTGGAAGAGAATATTCAAaccgtttctttttttttttaaattaaaaatgtaggATAAGGAGAGTCGTCCGTGCTCGAAGAAAGTTCATGTAAAAATGAATGAGTCAGTCAGTGGTTTAATTAGCagtgtgaataaatgaatggaatTAATCGATTATAAATTAACACTGACATCAACttaattttaacagtaaaaCCTTGACTGCCTCTCGCCTTGCGTTTATCTCCATAGATGATGATAGCAGTGATGGTCCTTTtatagtagaaaaaaaaataagaaagaaatacagCATCAGCACCTCTAGGAGATTGGGAGgatttcctttctcttttttacGCTTTTATTTGTAGGTATTGTCTGTGTTATTTACTCACTGTACATCTGAGACCGTGAGTTTACATacacctggatgatcagcgactgtgtttgtgttctgtgagagttctccacgagtcccttgtttgtcctgagcagttaaacttcccactgttcttcagaaaaatcctccaggtcttgcacattctttacttctCCGGCATCTTCCGCATATTAACGGCGACTATACGACGTCGAGATCCGTCTTCTCACgctgaggacgaccgagggactcgtacacgactattacaaaacggtgcaaacattcactgatgctccagaaggcaacacgatacattaagatccagggggtggggggtgtaaacttttgaacaggacgattAGTGTAAATtgctgttattttgtttaaagagcttattatttaaaaaaaaattcatttagtCCTTCCCTTCGGACGCTAattaagatatttacatgttttttcagaagataaaataataacaatttacaccaggcatcctgttcaaaagtttacacccccctggctcttaatgtgtcgtgttgccttcttgagcatcaatGAATGTTTGTaactttttgtaatagttgtgtacgagtccctcggtcgtcctcggtgtcGAAAGATGGCTCTCGGAATCTTGGAAAGTGATGAAATACGCCGGAAATGCTAGAAAACCAgataatgtgcaggacctggaggattttcctTAAAGAGAGGACAGACTTGCTCaagacaaacaagggactcatgaacaactagcacaacttttgaactggttcgtATACTCCATTTATTTGAGTCaatgtaaatacagtatgtggataaacatgaagatgaaaaaaaaaaaaaaaacttgttttttaCCTGAGCGCTGTTTAAGAAACGATACAGAATTTTTGTAATGATGATGGTTATTTTGTAAATCACTTTTGTAGTGGGACAGAGCTCAAGTTTCAGTACTCTACGAGAGACTCTTGCACAGCATCCAGGCATACCCAAAGTGCCAGCCATGTTCGATGTATCCCGATACATTCTTTAATGCTGGCAAGATATTTCTACATATTTTTCTATTCGTCACCTAAGATAGACGTTGTTGAACCCAGATACCAAATGATTGGTGCCTAAGTTCGATCTAAACCATTCTAAGTATAGACATGGAAAATAACCAGAAAAATCTCAATATTGTCACAGCTTGACCACAACCACCGTTTATTTCTAACAAGCActtagatttttattaaataatagcCATTTGAGTGGCTTCTGGGGAAAAGAAAGTACATGATAATGACACCGATATTGCTGAGACAACCTTGACGTCACTTTTATTCCCTGCTATGTGAGCATACTGTCCAAGAGGTCTCACTATTTGCTTGATAATGGTCAAGCCAGATGCAAAGCCTGGCAACAATAAAACCgagctgggggaaaaaaaaaaaagacacgctAGGTTTTCACATacatggattattattattattatcattcttACATTGAGGTACCAAGTTCCGGCGAGTATTTCTTTCCTGATGCTcctttttgattgattgattttatttatcaggAATTCACAGTTCAGAGTTATATGTTGGTCTAGACTGGTAAATTGTGTTGCAGTTGTGACACCCAATTAGAGTTGTGTTCGGTATCGTGCCATGTGTTAGTCCTCACTTCCCTTCCATGGATGTAATTGATGTATGAGTCGTTTAGAAACATGTTGTCATGTTTGCGTAGCTTcatgatgtcggtgacttccgTGGATCCTTTTTTACTAGACACattgttgaataattttgcctTTTACAAAATGGAttggttttcattatttgtGGAAACTGACCGCTGTATGACAGCGGCGTCGTGGAATTATATCGGGTGCACATGCTTACAAAGCCTAATTTCATCTCTTTATGATATCTCTATGTTGATTCTGCCATGTAcaccactcctttttttttttttttttttttttttttcctttggtgtTATACAGAAACAATAATTTCAACTCGATAGTGCTTGTTTgacagaataaaacattttttaggtGTCATTTACAGCGACCTTGCATGTTGTCTTTTCTGCCATCACATTTGGAACCTTTAGGAACCAACTGTCCTGCCATATATGATGACTTTCAATCACAAAATGCTGTCTATGTAAGCAATCTGTGTAGGGCTGAGAGACAGATAAAttgatatataaatattaatactgaTAGCaacatgttatattatatattatatattatagttCACCCTTATGCATATGATGTTTTGTGTTCACAACAGTATCCTCATATGAAGAGTTATCACACATGGCTAGATTACAGCTTATTTACTGTTATGCCTTGGACCCAAGCCTGCACAGATGGACTTGTTCTGAAACATTACTCTAAACAGGATCATGCATGCCTGATGAAAATCATGTAagattttatttcttcacaacTGACTCAGCTTGCTGCATGCTGGATCTTGTGAATACTCGGATTTGTTTAGTTAGTTGCTTCCTTTCTTTTATTTGAACTGATttgcacttacacacacacacacaggggtatGTGACGAATTCCTTGTATGCAATCGTAAGGTTTGTCTGTGCCAAAgcagagtgattttttttaaactttacgGCGTGTCAGATGCTTCAGCCAGAAAGATCTCCCTTTATTGTAGAAATTCAATAACAGTGATAAAGTGAAAGGGAACAGATGGCCTGTGGCAAAAGCTTTCCATCAAATTCGAGCTCTGAAAATAATGCAGTGCAGTGTGCATTCCCCCAGGTAGGCTCAGGTGGAACCTGCATTTTCGTGGAGCCAGTGtgcatatattaaaatatttctctGCCTTCCTCCAGGGCtttacattcattcactcaaAAATCAATACAACAAACTACTGATGCGCTGCAACGAGGAGCACGCACAGACACGTTCTATATGACAGAAGCTCCCGGTGCAGCGCTGACCGTTATGAATagcaaaataatgttttaaaattgtaataatgTCATTTCATCACGGTGGCTTTGCCAATTTATATTACTTTTTCATATCACGTTACGAATGGCCGTTGGATGAGTTAAAACCTTTCGCCATTTCTTTTAGTGCAAATCAAGTCTTGGGGTGATATCGTCAATGTGTGGGCTGACGGGAGATAAAGGAAAACGGAAATGTTCTCAGATGTCCGTGACGAAGTGGCGCTGTTGCTCATCAATCAACATCAGAATGGTGCCTTTAAAACTGAGGTAGAGGTGGGAAAGATGTTTGCTACTCCACAGGTGCGAGAACAATAAGGCATTTTAACAGAATGCAAATTTTAATAcgataagatatatatattttttagatcTCATAAACCATGGATGGAATTCTGTTTTAAGTCATGGTAAGACATTTTATATTGCTAAATTTTGGCAGGCCAaaatggtggtgcagtgggtaaaTTTGCCAGCTCATAGTTccaggtttgatcctgagcttgggtgtTTCACACAGAACCAATGCAAGTTCTACACTCCAACTTAACTGCCCAAATGAGAAGGTTCTTTCTTGGGAGGCATTTGCCATAGGTTGGACAAAATAGAATGCACAAAAGCACACATCAAGAGTCTGGCTAATGGTTCAGTGAAGAGGCGAATGGTTTAATGACCAGCTCTCTTTACAACATTGGCGAGCAGAAAATCATATAAGAAGGCACAACACATCAAGGCTTGAGGTGAATGGGCTAAAGCAGAAGAAGAACACATCAGGACGTTCCTGTCCAAGTATGCTGACATAGTTTTACTTCAAGCTCATTGTAAACACCATTACGGTGgctttaaattattattattattattattatttttatcaggGTAGAAGACAGATATTTCAGCTTCTGCCCAAATATAAATATGACCAATAttataaatgtcattttcaaATTTCCAACAGCAACTGTCGGAAATAAATTGCATTTCCATAAACTTTAGTttcttatatatgtttttatttaaaatcagcCCAGTTTaaagaagaagaggggggaaacaATCCTCCTAAACTCATACCACTACAGCAAAAGTTAAATATAGTGGTGTTATGCCAAATATAAATGTGCAAATATGCAATGTGACCAGATGGTATGAATTTTATTAAGCATGCTTTGCTTTCAATTCAGCATAGGTTGCTTTCATGGTCAACAACACGCCTTGACAAATTCATCTTTTAAAAGCTTCGTTTTTCTAAAATTACAGCATGGGGAAAAGAAAGCGGTGACATCATGATTCCCCTACGCATCTGGCTCGCATTGTTAGTTATATATCCATACAGTCCTGTGGCTCAGTCTAAACACAGCCAATAACGTAAAGCCACAGATGAACTTTCTTATGTATTTAAGACACTTTTCAGCAGGTAATTGTCTCAAAATACCTCACTCTGCATTGAATTATGGGCCAGCTGACCTGCCAGAGGTAACTGGTGTAGTGACAAGCTGAATAGCATGTAGCAACTTTCCCATTACTAGATTCAAGGCTGGAGGAGTCTTGTGGAAACACTCAACTACAGctattttaacattatatatGTGAGTGCAAGCACATATACAAATAATTTAATGGAGCTTCCTGTGAAATCACTTCATCTACCTTTTAGGACTGAGTTCATGTCTGTATTGTTTCATAGAACGTTTTCCTTAGAAGAAAGTAAAAATACAATGGgttccaaaagtctgagaccattaaaatgcttctattttgcagtcttttctaatttaatacaagaGTTTTCATCACTTTATAtgtataacaaataaataaattactgtcTCACACTTACTGTCTCCTATTTACTGCCTCACACTTTCTGCCTCATGTTTAGTGTCTCATACGTACTGCCTCACACTTACTTCCTCATATTTACTGCCTCATTTTTACTGTCTCACACTTATTGCCTCATATTTACAGTCTTACACTTACTGCCTCACATTTAGTGTCTCACACTTACTTCCTCATATTTACTGCCTCACACTTACTTCCTCATATTTATTGCCTCACATTTACTGCCTCATTTTTACTGTCTCACACTTACTGCCTCGTATTTACTGTCTCACACTTACGGCCTCGTATTTACTGCCTCACAGACACAAAATTCACAACTGTTGATAtacatcttgttttttttctgtttcagttAACTGTGAAATTAAATCCAGGATTAAAGTGATGGTTTTAATGTAAGCATACTTATTCGTAAACAACGTTTAAAATTTGGTGCAACAGAATGATTAGATAAACCTTGACTTAATCTAGATTTAAGATTAATCCTTACTGGTACAACCCACCCTTTATCTACGTGCTTTCAAAGTGTAATTAAAATTCCTTTCAACACCGCTTAGATCCAATACGTAGTGGATATAATCCAATACGTCATCGCGCTACAGGCCGCAATCAGGACGTCTTGTCTCTTTGGAAACCGCTGGACATATCTGTCTCGCGCGACATTtatctgcgcatgcgcagtcgTGTACACTGTACAGTTCGCTTGCTGCTCGTACCTGCCTTGTGTTTATTTACACGCGGATTTGGGGGATAATTACTTCATATCAGCGCTTAATTATCGACGCTGAAACATACCAAAAAAACCGAAACCATGACAGATGAGCAAGAAATAATGTGCaaattagaaaatattttggaaataaggtaaaataaataaataaataaataaataaagccctCGTCTTCATTCAATGTTAGCCGGTGGGCTAGCGAGCTAGCGCCGTACTGTTTGGCTTGTGCATCTGCTGTGCTTATTTGGATTCTGGGCTGGGTTTACTAACGTTACGCGTACAATTTAAACCGTTTTTATCTTCTTTATGTTAGTTCATAACGCGTTTTACCGCACTGAATTCATGTGGCTCgttttgtttatgtgtgtgttttgtagatACTGGGATATTGAGTGCAAGACTGTGTATAATTGTTTGCCGAACAAAGGAGCAAGCCTAGATAAATGGCTAACATTAGCagctgatatttaatttttatttttttaaatgtctataAATGCTGCGAATAAGTCTATAATCGAGTTTATAATTGATCTTCTCGACGTGTACTTTAGGAATAAAACTCTCCAGCTGCAGAAGATCAAATCCAGGCTGAAGAGCGAGTTCGAAGCCCTTGAAGCTGAAGAGAAACATCTGAGAGAATACAAGCAGGAGATGGACCTGCTCCTCCAGGAGAAGATGGCCCATG
The window above is part of the Ictalurus punctatus breed USDA103 chromosome 8, Coco_2.0, whole genome shotgun sequence genome. Proteins encoded here:
- the efnb1 gene encoding ephrin-B1: MAGACGSFNIWICIIACRFTLPLAKSLDTIIWSSQNPKFQSGKGLVIYPDIGDKVDIICPKAESGQLYEYYKLYLVKKEQAGSCRTVLDPYVLVTCNKPQMDIKFTIKFQEFSPNYMGLEFIRNKDYFITSTSNGSLDGLENREGGVCKTRSMKVIMKVGQNPNMAALDTEQAESSVPEPDASLNPAKSDQEGPLEAGNTDTINQENKNDSIEGILGSTFAVFLAIGAGCVLILTLIVLLTVLLIKVCKHKKQKPTQPRPTALSLRTLASPKIVGSSGSEPSDIIVPLRTENNYCPYYEKVSGDYGHPVYIVQEMPPQSPANIYYKV